The Streptomyces sp. NBC_01689 genome includes a window with the following:
- a CDS encoding glutathione-independent formaldehyde dehydrogenase: protein MKAVVYKGPFTVAVEEVERPSIQHPNDAIVRITSTAICGSDLHMYEGRTAAEPGIVFGHENMGIIEETGQGVTALKKGDRVVMPFNVACGFCTNCVEGFTGYCLTVNPGFAGGAYGYVAMGPYKGGQADYLRVPYADFNCLKLPPGQEHENDFILLADIFPTGYHGCELAQVRPGESVAVYGGGPVGLMAAYSALIRGAKKVFVVDRIAERLQKAEEIGAVPINFAEGDPVEQIKDRTDGIGTDKGVDAVGYQATAHGTEREEPATVLNSLVGTVRATGAVGVPGLYVPSDPGGPDEQAKHGMLLVAIGKLFEKGLRIGTGQCNVKRYNRFLRDMIIEGRAKPSFVVSHEMPLDQAPSAYDKFDKRIEGYTKVVLHP from the coding sequence ATGAAGGCCGTTGTGTACAAGGGACCGTTCACCGTGGCGGTCGAAGAGGTTGAAAGGCCCAGCATCCAGCACCCCAACGACGCGATCGTACGCATCACCTCCACCGCGATCTGCGGTTCGGACCTGCACATGTACGAGGGTCGCACCGCCGCCGAGCCCGGAATCGTCTTCGGCCACGAGAACATGGGAATCATCGAGGAGACCGGCCAGGGCGTCACCGCGCTCAAGAAGGGCGACCGCGTGGTCATGCCCTTCAACGTCGCCTGCGGTTTCTGCACCAACTGCGTCGAGGGATTCACGGGGTACTGTCTCACCGTCAATCCCGGCTTCGCGGGCGGTGCTTACGGCTATGTCGCCATGGGACCGTACAAGGGCGGCCAGGCCGATTACCTCCGCGTCCCCTACGCCGACTTCAACTGCCTGAAACTCCCGCCAGGACAGGAACACGAGAACGACTTCATCCTGCTCGCCGACATCTTCCCCACCGGCTACCACGGTTGCGAACTCGCACAGGTCCGGCCCGGCGAGAGCGTCGCGGTGTACGGCGGCGGACCGGTCGGACTCATGGCCGCCTACTCGGCGCTGATACGCGGCGCGAAGAAGGTGTTCGTCGTGGACCGCATCGCCGAACGCCTGCAGAAGGCCGAGGAGATAGGCGCGGTACCGATCAACTTCGCCGAGGGCGACCCGGTCGAGCAGATCAAGGACCGGACCGACGGCATCGGCACGGACAAGGGCGTGGACGCCGTCGGTTACCAGGCCACGGCGCACGGCACGGAACGCGAGGAGCCGGCGACGGTCCTCAACTCGCTCGTGGGGACGGTCCGGGCGACCGGCGCGGTCGGTGTGCCCGGGCTCTACGTCCCCTCCGACCCGGGTGGACCGGACGAGCAGGCCAAGCACGGCATGCTCCTCGTGGCGATCGGCAAGCTCTTCGAGAAGGGCCTGAGGATCGGGACCGGTCAGTGCAACGTCAAGCGCTACAACCGCTTCCTGCGCGACATGATCATCGAGGGCCGGGCGAAGCCGAGCTTCGTCGTCTCCCATGAGATGCCCCTGGACCAGGCGCCCTCGGCGTACGACAAGTTCGACAAGCGGATCGAGGGCTACACGAAGGTCGTGCTGCACCCGTAG
- a CDS encoding FAD binding domain-containing protein: MLLRLPTSVSEAQECMAEGAEPIGGATLVWATWQRDGFPERAMSLRDLPEANAIGSGSLGSAVVLNRVDDRVPEVLRRAAGSVGTGAVRRTATVGGNLVGSTLRCLLPAALVLDAGATVLEPDRVYETDLAEVIAKRHLLLALHWREPRVSGYLKAAGDAGGPPPLVVATAVHADDEGRHRLRVAVRDGYDVLCESVDCDTDTARVLDALDATDLGGLHSTASESVREQVTAILARVTDG; this comes from the coding sequence ATGCTGCTGCGTCTGCCCACGTCCGTGTCCGAAGCACAGGAGTGCATGGCCGAGGGGGCGGAGCCGATAGGCGGCGCGACACTGGTCTGGGCGACCTGGCAGCGGGACGGGTTCCCCGAACGGGCCATGTCCTTGCGCGACTTGCCGGAGGCCAACGCGATCGGGTCGGGATCACTGGGCTCCGCCGTGGTGCTGAACCGCGTCGACGACCGTGTGCCCGAGGTGCTGCGGCGGGCAGCGGGTTCGGTCGGGACCGGGGCGGTCCGCCGGACGGCCACGGTCGGCGGCAACCTCGTCGGCAGCACCCTGCGCTGTCTGCTGCCCGCGGCGCTCGTCCTGGACGCCGGTGCCACGGTGCTGGAACCGGACCGGGTCTACGAGACCGACCTCGCCGAGGTGATCGCCAAGCGCCACCTCCTGCTCGCCCTCCACTGGCGTGAACCCAGGGTCAGCGGCTACCTCAAGGCGGCCGGCGACGCGGGCGGACCGCCACCCCTCGTCGTCGCCACCGCCGTGCACGCCGACGACGAAGGGCGCCACCGCCTGCGGGTCGCGGTCCGGGACGGCTACGACGTCCTCTGCGAGAGCGTCGACTGCGACACGGACACCGCGCGGGTGCTCGACGCGCTGGACGCCACCGACCTCGGCGGGCTGCACTCCACGGCCTCCGAGTCGGTGCGCGAGCAGGTCACCGCGATCCTGGCGCGTGTCACCGACGGATGA
- a CDS encoding cupin domain-containing protein translates to MSEPTTTPGEGFHPHLHDTADRPATSLRTRLHHIRADALDGDTAQSGGMRRFAAVSGRNVGSEKLWMGQTHVAPATASSDHHHGESETAIYVVSGHPEFVFLDDSGSEPEEVRLRTSPGDYIFVPPFVPHREENPDPDDEAVVVIARSTQEAIVVNLPGLYALPADEG, encoded by the coding sequence ATGAGCGAGCCGACGACGACCCCTGGTGAAGGCTTTCACCCTCATCTCCACGACACGGCGGACCGCCCGGCGACATCGCTGCGCACCCGTCTGCACCACATCCGCGCCGACGCCCTGGACGGTGACACCGCGCAGAGCGGTGGCATGCGCAGGTTCGCCGCCGTGAGCGGGAGGAACGTCGGCTCCGAGAAGCTGTGGATGGGCCAGACCCACGTGGCACCCGCCACCGCCTCCTCCGACCACCATCACGGGGAGTCCGAGACCGCCATCTACGTGGTGAGCGGACACCCGGAGTTCGTCTTCCTCGACGACTCGGGGAGCGAGCCGGAGGAGGTACGGCTGCGCACCTCCCCGGGCGACTACATCTTCGTCCCGCCGTTCGTGCCGCACCGGGAGGAGAACCCGGACCCCGACGACGAGGCGGTGGTCGTCATCGCCCGGAGCACCCAGGAGGCGATCGTGGTCAACCTCCCGGGGTTGTACGCGCTTCCGGCCGACGAGGGGTGA
- a CDS encoding RrF2 family transcriptional regulator — MHISAKADYAMRALLELAREPARPLTCEAIASSQEIPFRFLKSVVGELRRAGLVRSQRGCEGGYWLGRPAEEITLLDVARAVDGELITLRGAPLDGLDYPGPAAGLPGVWREVEAGAAAVLGGVTLRSLLSGAAPGGLARTGAA; from the coding sequence ATGCATATTTCCGCGAAGGCGGACTACGCCATGCGGGCACTTCTGGAGCTCGCCCGTGAACCCGCCCGCCCCCTCACCTGCGAGGCGATCGCCTCGTCGCAGGAGATCCCGTTCCGGTTCCTGAAGTCCGTGGTGGGCGAACTGCGCAGAGCGGGTCTGGTGCGCAGTCAGCGGGGCTGCGAGGGCGGTTACTGGCTCGGCAGACCCGCTGAGGAGATCACTTTGCTGGACGTCGCGCGTGCGGTCGACGGCGAGTTGATCACCCTGCGCGGCGCTCCGCTGGACGGTCTCGACTATCCCGGTCCGGCGGCGGGACTGCCGGGCGTGTGGCGCGAGGTCGAAGCGGGCGCGGCCGCGGTCCTGGGCGGGGTGACCCTGAGGTCCTTGCTGTCCGGGGCGGCGCCGGGAGGACTGGCCCGGACGGGCGCGGCGTGA
- a CDS encoding DsbA family oxidoreductase encodes MTGSAGPPPVEVVEFTDPLCPWAWGSEPVFRALRAALGGRVRWRRAYAILFDEDDDPPPDPTAETAWYARYVEEISAHSEAPRALRLSRVAASSWPASLVAKAAERQGAEVADRVLRRLRESVFVLGEPADTVALALSAARGTPGLTPERLAADAASEAVLRQVRADRAEARRPVPEVLAPGGGSPHPGAAKETADGGRRYALPTLLFRSPEGCRAVPGWRPFEEYAAAVDALRPGLLGAAAPLRPARALERYRSLSDPERRLLTKGAWPPAHAVRVDTGNGPLWLHPDEAAVHPATAR; translated from the coding sequence GTGACCGGCTCTGCGGGGCCGCCGCCGGTCGAAGTGGTCGAGTTCACCGACCCGTTGTGTCCCTGGGCCTGGGGATCCGAGCCCGTCTTCCGCGCGTTGCGCGCCGCGCTCGGCGGCCGGGTGCGGTGGCGCCGGGCGTACGCGATCCTCTTCGACGAGGACGACGACCCACCGCCCGACCCGACGGCGGAGACCGCCTGGTACGCGCGTTACGTCGAGGAGATCAGCGCGCACAGCGAGGCTCCGCGTGCCCTGCGGCTCAGCCGGGTGGCGGCCAGTTCCTGGCCCGCCTCCCTGGTCGCCAAGGCCGCCGAACGACAGGGCGCCGAGGTGGCCGACCGGGTGCTGCGCCGGCTGCGGGAGTCCGTCTTCGTCCTGGGGGAACCGGCGGACACCGTGGCGCTGGCCCTGTCCGCCGCACGCGGCACGCCGGGGCTCACCCCGGAGCGGCTGGCGGCCGATGCCGCGTCCGAGGCGGTGCTGCGACAGGTGCGTGCCGACCGGGCGGAGGCGCGGCGGCCGGTCCCCGAGGTGCTGGCGCCGGGAGGCGGGTCGCCGCATCCCGGGGCGGCGAAGGAGACCGCCGACGGCGGGCGCCGGTACGCGCTGCCCACCCTGCTCTTCCGGTCGCCCGAGGGGTGCCGCGCAGTGCCCGGCTGGCGGCCCTTCGAGGAGTACGCCGCCGCCGTCGACGCGCTGCGCCCGGGGCTGTTGGGAGCCGCCGCGCCGCTCCGCCCCGCGCGGGCGCTGGAGCGCTACCGGAGCCTCAGCGACCCCGAGAGGCGGCTGCTCACGAAGGGGGCGTGGCCGCCGGCACACGCCGTACGGGTCGACACCGGCAACGGCCCCCTGTGGCTGCACCCCGACGAGGCCGCGGTGCACCCCGCGACCGCCCGCTGA
- a CDS encoding ABC transporter substrate-binding protein, with translation MPAHLTTQHRGPALSSSRRPGGRRAVVLATALVALAAPALSACGGDSAAAGGGATLKWTSSYFPTHWDPVVGGSGAQFRELALTYASLTRTDETGKAVPDLAKSWEYNKKGDRITFHLRPGLKFSDGQPVDAAAVKAAIERAQKQKNSALFGDLTSIESVDAEGLDAVLHLTQVDYQIPQLLGERVLQIASPKAAKNPAKLDQNPVGAGPFTVTQLVPGTKAVLKKNPDYWDAKNIHIDNVELTSAPDASTVVSGLQTGVYNFADLDPSQASAAKKAGLDVFVQPGFNASNLSLNINKAPFDNDKVVDAVRYAINRQEFVDKLTFGYGEVTDQPFPKGYVAYDPKSEADHPYDPAKSRKLLSEAGYKAGAIKLDLVIPADDPQAEIVQSQLAKVGITVTIKVDKNWATPFFAKNLTFSLYGTTGRDSALQTLTAHFGPNGPLNLSSPYEPAGFEAAVAKVRQTPLDAPDYATVLQAATRAGLKSKALVFTYSQPNLIAKSKSISGLPKNPAHIDWTGVTISSGN, from the coding sequence ATGCCCGCCCACCTCACCACCCAGCACCGCGGACCGGCCCTGTCCTCCTCCCGACGGCCCGGCGGCCGGCGAGCCGTCGTCCTCGCGACCGCCCTCGTCGCCCTGGCCGCACCCGCTCTCAGCGCCTGCGGCGGTGATTCCGCTGCGGCAGGGGGCGGCGCCACCCTCAAGTGGACGTCGTCCTACTTCCCGACCCACTGGGACCCGGTGGTCGGTGGCAGTGGCGCACAGTTCCGCGAACTTGCCCTGACCTACGCCTCGTTGACGCGCACGGACGAGACGGGCAAGGCCGTTCCGGACCTCGCGAAGAGCTGGGAGTACAACAAGAAGGGAGACCGGATCACCTTCCATCTGCGCCCCGGCCTGAAGTTCAGCGACGGTCAGCCGGTCGACGCCGCGGCGGTCAAGGCTGCGATCGAACGGGCCCAGAAGCAGAAGAACTCGGCGCTCTTCGGCGACCTGACCTCCATCGAGTCGGTGGACGCCGAAGGGCTGGACGCGGTCCTGCACCTGACCCAGGTCGACTACCAGATCCCTCAGCTGCTCGGCGAACGCGTCCTGCAGATCGCCAGTCCGAAAGCGGCGAAGAACCCGGCGAAGCTGGACCAGAACCCGGTCGGCGCCGGTCCGTTCACCGTCACCCAGCTGGTCCCCGGCACCAAGGCGGTACTCAAGAAGAACCCGGACTACTGGGACGCGAAGAACATCCACATCGACAACGTCGAGCTGACCTCCGCACCGGACGCCTCCACGGTGGTCTCGGGCCTTCAGACCGGCGTCTACAACTTCGCCGATCTGGACCCGAGTCAGGCGTCGGCCGCCAAGAAGGCCGGCCTCGACGTCTTCGTCCAGCCGGGCTTCAACGCCTCGAATCTCAGCCTGAACATCAACAAGGCGCCGTTCGACAACGACAAGGTCGTCGACGCCGTCCGGTACGCGATCAACCGTCAGGAGTTCGTGGACAAGCTGACGTTCGGCTACGGCGAGGTCACCGACCAGCCGTTCCCCAAGGGGTACGTGGCCTACGACCCGAAGTCCGAGGCCGATCACCCCTACGACCCGGCGAAGTCGAGGAAGCTGCTCTCCGAGGCGGGTTACAAGGCGGGCGCCATCAAACTCGACCTGGTCATCCCCGCGGACGACCCCCAGGCCGAGATCGTCCAGTCGCAGCTGGCCAAGGTCGGCATCACCGTCACCATCAAGGTCGACAAGAACTGGGCCACCCCGTTCTTCGCCAAGAACCTGACGTTCTCGCTGTACGGGACCACCGGCCGTGACTCCGCCCTGCAAACCCTCACCGCCCATTTCGGTCCCAACGGCCCGCTGAACCTCAGTTCGCCCTACGAGCCCGCCGGTTTCGAGGCCGCCGTCGCCAAGGTCCGCCAGACCCCGCTGGACGCGCCCGACTACGCCACGGTGCTGCAGGCGGCGACGCGCGCGGGGCTGAAGAGCAAGGCCCTCGTCTTCACCTACTCGCAGCCGAACCTCATCGCCAAGAGCAAGTCGATCTCGGGCCTCCCCAAGAACCCGGCCCACATCGACTGGACCGGCGTGACCATCTCCAGCGGCAACTGA
- a CDS encoding ABC transporter permease, with the protein MTTTALRGVSARRRGVAVTRARHTLGRVLATLARSVAIFVPVFVVATFVTFALRSLSGLSPARIQLGEEATPEAIHRVESQWGLDRPFLVQYWDWFSGVLHGRLGASWTNGADISTLIGLGLEVSLSVATFALVIGVVVGFTLGTVAALRRTTWVDRAITGFVTVVSVMPAFVVGIVLVAVFAVGLHVFPSAGYVPARQGIGPWLAHITLPAIALSFDVVADVARQLRGSLVAAYRENYVTGAVVRGLGARRIFLVHVLRNGLGPALATLGLKFPALVGASVVTEWIFGLQGFGRFANDSAQAGDVPAVQGVLVVSIVLVVLFNLIVNLVLARVTPASQRGV; encoded by the coding sequence ATGACGACGACAGCGCTGCGGGGCGTGTCCGCCCGCCGTCGCGGGGTCGCCGTGACCAGGGCGCGGCACACGCTGGGCCGGGTCCTGGCCACCCTCGCCCGGTCCGTCGCGATCTTCGTGCCCGTCTTCGTGGTCGCGACGTTCGTGACGTTCGCGCTTCGGTCGCTGAGCGGACTCAGCCCGGCGCGCATCCAACTGGGCGAAGAGGCGACTCCCGAGGCGATCCACCGCGTCGAGTCCCAGTGGGGGCTCGACCGGCCCTTCCTGGTCCAGTACTGGGACTGGTTCAGTGGCGTCCTGCACGGACGGCTCGGTGCCAGCTGGACCAACGGCGCCGACATCTCCACGCTCATCGGCCTGGGCCTCGAAGTGAGCCTGTCCGTCGCGACGTTCGCGCTCGTCATCGGTGTGGTCGTCGGCTTCACCCTCGGCACGGTGGCCGCGCTGCGGCGCACCACCTGGGTGGACCGTGCGATCACGGGCTTCGTCACCGTCGTCTCGGTGATGCCGGCCTTCGTCGTCGGCATCGTGCTCGTCGCGGTCTTCGCGGTGGGGCTCCATGTGTTCCCCTCGGCCGGCTACGTCCCGGCACGGCAGGGCATCGGCCCGTGGCTCGCGCACATCACCCTCCCGGCGATCGCGCTGAGCTTCGACGTCGTCGCGGATGTCGCCCGCCAGCTGCGCGGCAGTCTCGTCGCGGCCTACCGGGAGAACTACGTGACGGGCGCGGTGGTCCGCGGTCTCGGGGCGCGCCGGATCTTCCTCGTGCATGTGCTGCGGAACGGCCTCGGGCCGGCGCTCGCCACGCTCGGTCTGAAGTTCCCCGCGCTCGTCGGCGCCTCCGTCGTCACCGAGTGGATCTTCGGCCTGCAGGGCTTCGGCAGGTTCGCCAACGACTCCGCGCAGGCCGGTGACGTACCGGCGGTGCAGGGCGTGCTGGTCGTGTCGATCGTGCTCGTCGTCCTGTTCAACCTGATCGTCAACCTGGTGCTGGCGCGTGTGACGCCGGCGTCACAGCGGGGGGTATGA
- a CDS encoding ABC transporter permease: MVRRVLSLTSGRIAVAVLTLIALLAVLGPLLAPQDPLATSDHTLAAASGAHWLGTDYLGRDVLSRLLDGSRVSVLGSLEVALMALVVGAVPGILSVCLGRVFEWVTLRLADTLVALPFLLFAVAVIALLGNGITQAMFVTGALVSPLFYRVARAATLTVARSQYVEAALISGASIGWIVRRHVWAKVLPPIAVALAQTVGVGFIIVSSLTFLGIGVQPPAPTWGGLLASDLGYLSYQPWAPLVPALLIMITVWAANLLADAVRDVSGEAGRAFVNNRKARANRLDQTAAVPTGGAR, translated from the coding sequence ATGGTGCGCCGCGTCCTGTCCCTCACGTCCGGCCGGATCGCCGTCGCGGTCCTCACCCTGATCGCCCTGCTCGCGGTCCTCGGACCACTGCTCGCCCCGCAGGACCCCCTCGCCACCAGCGACCACACGCTCGCGGCGGCGTCGGGCGCCCACTGGCTCGGCACCGACTACCTCGGCCGCGACGTGCTGAGCCGACTGCTCGACGGCTCCCGGGTCAGCGTGCTCGGCTCTCTCGAAGTCGCCCTGATGGCGCTGGTGGTCGGCGCGGTGCCGGGCATCCTCTCGGTCTGTCTGGGCCGGGTCTTCGAGTGGGTCACCCTCCGCCTGGCCGACACCCTGGTCGCGCTCCCGTTCCTGCTGTTCGCGGTCGCGGTGATCGCGCTGCTGGGCAACGGCATCACCCAGGCCATGTTCGTCACGGGCGCGTTGGTCTCCCCGCTCTTCTACCGGGTGGCCCGCGCCGCCACCCTGACCGTCGCCCGCTCGCAGTACGTGGAGGCCGCGCTGATCTCCGGTGCCTCGATCGGCTGGATCGTACGGCGTCATGTGTGGGCCAAGGTGCTTCCGCCGATCGCCGTCGCGCTCGCCCAGACCGTCGGAGTCGGCTTCATCATCGTGTCGAGCCTGACGTTCCTCGGCATCGGGGTCCAGCCGCCCGCGCCCACCTGGGGCGGCCTGCTCGCCTCGGACCTCGGCTATCTGAGCTACCAGCCGTGGGCGCCCCTCGTCCCCGCGCTGCTGATCATGATCACGGTCTGGGCCGCCAACCTGCTCGCCGACGCCGTCCGGGACGTCTCCGGCGAGGCCGGGCGGGCGTTCGTCAACAACCGCAAGGCCCGTGCCAACCGTCTCGACCAGACCGCTGCCGTTCCCACCGGAGGTGCGCGATGA
- a CDS encoding ABC transporter ATP-binding protein — protein MTTLSHDAARERTPAAASGTEGAPTTTAATGVADTTGAAGPADTTSTAGAAAVPVLAVRGMRIGDLAGGREIVHGVSFELTPGKAVGIVGESGSGKTLTCRAALGILPPHFEVTGGSVEIGGTDIATLTARQWTALRGATISAVFQDPASYLNPSIRVGAQIAEVVRVKKALKRREARRRAVELLAAVRLRDPELVYGQYPHELSGGMLQRVLIAVAIAADPRILIADEATTALDVTVQAEILDLLAELRRRAGLALVVVSHDLAVVAQLCDEVLVMREGEVVEHGPTEAVLHRPRHEYTRLLIAEHEQYGLEKFLAPTEAS, from the coding sequence ATGACGACCCTGTCCCACGACGCCGCCCGCGAGAGGACCCCCGCCGCCGCGAGCGGAACGGAGGGCGCGCCCACGACGACCGCCGCGACGGGTGTGGCCGACACGACCGGTGCGGCCGGTCCGGCCGACACGACCAGTACGGCCGGTGCGGCCGCCGTGCCCGTCCTCGCCGTCCGCGGGATGCGCATCGGCGACCTGGCCGGCGGCCGCGAGATCGTGCACGGGGTGAGCTTCGAACTCACCCCCGGCAAGGCCGTCGGCATCGTCGGCGAGTCCGGCAGCGGGAAGACCCTCACCTGCCGGGCCGCGCTCGGCATCCTGCCCCCGCACTTCGAGGTCACCGGCGGCTCGGTCGAGATCGGCGGCACCGACATCGCGACCCTGACCGCGCGGCAGTGGACGGCGCTGCGCGGGGCGACGATCAGCGCGGTCTTCCAGGACCCCGCGTCCTACCTCAACCCGTCGATCCGGGTGGGAGCACAGATCGCCGAGGTGGTCCGGGTCAAGAAGGCGCTGAAGCGGCGCGAGGCCCGCCGCCGTGCCGTCGAGCTGCTGGCCGCGGTGCGGTTGCGCGACCCCGAGCTGGTCTACGGCCAGTACCCCCACGAACTCTCGGGAGGCATGCTCCAGCGGGTGCTGATCGCGGTGGCGATCGCCGCCGATCCGCGGATCCTCATCGCCGACGAGGCCACGACGGCGCTCGACGTCACCGTGCAGGCCGAGATCCTCGACCTGCTCGCCGAACTGCGCCGGCGGGCCGGGCTCGCCCTGGTGGTCGTCTCCCACGACCTCGCCGTCGTCGCCCAGTTGTGCGACGAGGTGCTCGTCATGCGGGAGGGCGAGGTCGTGGAGCACGGCCCGACCGAGGCAGTGCTCCACCGGCCTCGGCACGAATACACCCGCCTGCTCATCGCCGAGCACGAGCAGTACGGCCTGGAGAAGTTCCTCGCGCCGACGGAGGCCTCATGA
- a CDS encoding ABC transporter ATP-binding protein — MTAPLPRGASADALPDAVLEVTGLDVHYGTRRRRRRALHGVSLSVAPGETVGVIGETGSGKSTFARTVLGLVRASAGRIVIDGEDVSAYGPRQWRGLRRRGVVQYVFQDPLRSLDPDLTVEESLVEPLLVQDVARTEAADRARTFLARVRLSEDLLDRLPGELSGGQRQRVAVARALVTEPRLVILDEPVSALDSANRVQILQILKELRAAGVALIFISHDLGSVAGIADRVAVLYQGELVEVGTARDVITRPRHDYTRLLVGSAPTLRSTSADRAEREALRALLRA; from the coding sequence ATGACCGCCCCACTCCCCCGAGGCGCGTCCGCCGACGCCCTCCCGGACGCCGTCCTCGAAGTGACCGGCCTGGATGTGCACTACGGCACGCGGCGCCGCCGGCGCCGTGCGCTGCACGGTGTCTCGCTGAGCGTCGCGCCGGGCGAGACCGTCGGGGTCATCGGCGAGACGGGGTCGGGCAAGTCCACCTTCGCCCGTACCGTGCTCGGCCTGGTGCGCGCCTCGGCGGGCCGGATCGTCATCGACGGCGAGGACGTCAGCGCGTACGGTCCGCGCCAGTGGCGCGGCCTGCGCCGCCGCGGTGTCGTCCAGTACGTCTTCCAGGACCCGCTGCGCAGCCTCGACCCCGACCTCACCGTCGAGGAATCGCTGGTCGAGCCGCTGCTCGTGCAGGACGTCGCGCGGACGGAGGCGGCCGACCGGGCCCGGACGTTCCTCGCTCGCGTGCGGCTCTCGGAGGACCTGCTCGACCGGTTGCCGGGCGAGCTCTCCGGAGGCCAGCGACAGCGGGTCGCGGTGGCCCGGGCACTGGTCACCGAGCCGCGGCTGGTCATCCTCGACGAGCCCGTCAGCGCGCTGGACTCGGCGAATCGCGTCCAGATCCTGCAGATCCTCAAGGAACTCCGCGCCGCCGGCGTGGCCCTGATCTTCATCTCGCACGACCTGGGGTCCGTCGCCGGGATCGCCGACCGGGTCGCGGTCCTCTACCAGGGCGAACTGGTCGAGGTCGGCACCGCCCGGGACGTCATCACCCGTCCACGGCACGACTACACCCGCCTGCTGGTCGGCTCGGCGCCCACCCTGCGCTCCACCTCGGCCGACCGCGCCGAACGCGAAGCGCTGCGCGCCCTGCTGCGTGCCTGA
- a CDS encoding LLM class flavin-dependent oxidoreductase: MSRTLHLALHPYGVGGPGQHGLWKDPRVAKNASIDINYYIAQAKAAEHALFDALFIVDSQFINSTYPAHYLNRLEPLTLLSAVATHTRHIGLVGTASSTYNSPFNLARRFASLDHISGGRAGWNVVTSFDTGTSRNFGLDEHLDYTARYGRALEFVQVARGLWDSYEDDAFPADVACDVFLDPAKLHTLDHEGEHFRVAGPLNLSRSPQGQPVIFQAGVSEEGRDLAARVAEGIYAPGGTLRQAQEYYADIKARTASYGRDPEHIKIFIHGGPVVAATDEAATRREREIFEEDNDFDRNLALLGRSFGAYDFSAHDLDAPFPDVAHLAEKGGRTGAAKLIERARTENLTLRQVAESISEFRRSPFVGAPTTVADTIERWFAAGTFDGINLAFRNNDDLELFVDGVVPILQRRGLFRTEYAADTLRGNLGLPVPANRHTREPHLVNG, translated from the coding sequence ATGTCCCGCACCCTTCACCTCGCGCTGCACCCCTACGGCGTCGGCGGCCCCGGCCAGCACGGTCTGTGGAAGGACCCGCGCGTCGCGAAGAACGCGAGCATCGACATCAACTACTACATCGCGCAGGCCAAGGCGGCCGAACACGCCCTCTTCGACGCCCTGTTCATCGTCGACAGCCAGTTCATCAACTCCACCTACCCGGCGCACTACCTGAACCGGCTGGAGCCGCTCACGCTGCTGTCGGCGGTCGCCACCCACACCCGGCACATCGGACTGGTGGGCACGGCCAGTTCGACGTACAACTCGCCCTTCAACCTCGCCCGCCGGTTCGCCTCGCTCGACCACATCAGCGGCGGGCGCGCCGGCTGGAACGTGGTCACCAGTTTCGACACCGGGACGTCCAGGAACTTCGGGCTCGACGAACACCTCGACTACACCGCCCGGTACGGCCGGGCGCTGGAGTTCGTCCAGGTCGCCCGGGGCCTGTGGGACTCCTACGAGGACGACGCGTTCCCCGCCGACGTGGCATGCGACGTCTTCCTCGACCCGGCCAAGCTGCACACGCTCGACCACGAGGGCGAACACTTCAGGGTCGCCGGACCGCTCAACCTCTCCCGGTCGCCGCAGGGCCAGCCGGTGATCTTCCAGGCGGGGGTCTCCGAGGAGGGGCGCGATCTCGCGGCCCGGGTCGCCGAGGGCATCTACGCACCGGGCGGCACCCTGCGACAGGCGCAGGAGTACTACGCCGACATCAAGGCCCGCACGGCGTCGTACGGCCGCGACCCGGAGCACATCAAGATCTTCATCCACGGCGGGCCGGTCGTCGCGGCCACCGACGAGGCGGCCACCCGCCGCGAGCGGGAGATCTTCGAGGAGGACAACGACTTCGACCGCAACCTCGCGCTCCTCGGACGCTCCTTCGGGGCCTACGACTTCAGCGCGCACGACCTGGACGCGCCGTTCCCCGACGTCGCGCACCTCGCGGAGAAGGGCGGCCGCACCGGTGCCGCCAAGCTCATCGAGCGAGCCCGGACGGAGAACCTGACGTTGCGTCAAGTAGCAGAGTCCATCAGTGAGTTCCGCAGGTCGCCGTTTGTCGGGGCGCCGACGACCGTCGCCGACACCATCGAGCGGTGGTTCGCCGCGGGCACCTTCGACGGCATCAACCTCGCCTTCCGCAACAACGACGACCTGGAACTGTTCGTCGACGGTGTCGTACCGATCCTGCAGAGGCGGGGGCTGTTCCGTACCGAGTACGCGGCCGACACCCTGCGCGGGAATCTCGGGCTGCCGGTCCCGGCCAACCGCCACACCCGCGAACCCCACCTCGTGAACGGCTGA